Genomic DNA from Haloarcula marina:
GATGCCCCAAACCGTCGTGATGTGGTAATTCCGCACGAGGGGAGCGACGACTGGCAGTCAGTAATAGGTTCGGACTCAGACCCCCGGGACGCCGACTACCTCGACGCCTAACCCGACGAAACTGAGTACCGCGAGGACGAGCAGCGAGGCGAGCCACGCGACGAGGCCGATACCGGCGGCCTTCAGCCACCCGCCGGGGTACTGGAGGTTGATGACGCCGACGTAGACGACCAGTACGATGAGCGGACCGACGAGCGGAAGCCACCCCAGAAACAGCGAGGTGAGCGCCCACGCGACCGACGCGATGGCCGCCGTGACGAGCGCCTTTTGGTAGGTGCTTTTGCCGACGACGACCGTCGCGGCGAGGTGTATCGCCAGCGCGCCGACGAGCAGTCCGACCACGAACGAGAGTATCGTGTCCAGAACCATGTCTATCTGTTCGTGCGCTGACTATAGATGTGTTTGGACGGATCGGTCAGGGTCGTCGCCCGGTCACGCCTCACGAGTCGCCCTCGCTCTCGTTGCCGAGCGACGGGCGGAGGGTCGAAAGCGAATCGACGCTCGGACCGTTGACGACGGTGACCGTCTGCCCGTCGCGGACGACGCGGAACGCGTCGGCGTACGCTTCGCCCTCCGGAATCCGCCACGTCGACTCGCCGACGGACTCGCCGCCGTGGCCGCGAAGCACCTGCACGTAGGCGTCACGGAACTGCTGTGCGTCCGCTTCGCTGTCCCACTGTGTGGTCCAGACGTAGCCGTTCGCGCTCCCGTTCGTGTACAGCGAGAGGCGGTCGTTGCCCCAGCCCTCGGTGGGGACGCTGGTGTAGTTGTAGGTGTCGTACGGCCCGCCGTCCGTCGCGAGGACCTGGTCGCTGTCGACGACGGGGATGTCGTACTCGCGGTCCTGGTACCAGAACATCGCGTACAGCCACGCCTCGCCGATGGTCTCGGTGTCGAACTGTCGCCACTCCCCGTCGGGGGCGGTCTCCGCGTCGAGTTCCTGCGGGCGCTCGTCTGGGTAGCGCTCGGGGTGAATGGTCTGTTCGGTGGCGACCGGCGGAGCGTCGTAGGCGGCGTCGACGGCGTCCCACCCGCCGCGCTCTCGGAGTCGGTCGACGAACACCGGCCCGTCGGAGTACGGTTGGATGCTCCTGAGGTAGACGCCGAGGTTGACATCAGCACCGCTCGCGCTCGTATTCGACGGCCGGGTCGCCACGCACCGCCACGTCCCGTTCTGACAGCGGGCCTCGTAGCGGTCCATCACGTAGTTGGCGTCCCCCTCGATGAGGCCGAGGGCGGCGGTGCGTTCGTCGGCGGTCGGCAGGCCGCCACTGGCGGTGAACACCCCGTCCAACAGCCCAACTTGGTCCTGAAGGGCGTGGGTCAGTTCGTGGACGAGGACCCCCTCGTCGATTCGGGGCCGGTCGGGGTCCTCGACGACGAGGACGAACCGGTCCTGTCCGATGGCGTAGAACCCGCCGACGGTAGCGCCGTCCTCGCCGACCACCACGTCGTAGGCGTCGGTTTCCTCGTCGACCATGAACGTGGCCTCGTACACCTGATTGTAGTACCGTGAGCCGACGAGGCGGTCGAACCTGCTCTGATTGCTGGCGTACTCCTCGCGGGCGACGACGTCGAATTCCACGTCCCGCTGGAACTCCCGGTCGCGGATGGCCTCGACGCGGGCCATCCCGCGGGCGACGAGCGCCGCTCGCTCGCTCTCGTTGAGGCCGTCACTGACGGTCAGGTCGACGGACTCGTTGGCCCAGTAGCCGTTCTCCCAACCCAGTCGGTCGGTTTCTGGGTCTGCCAGTTGCGGCCCGACTGCCGATTGGGTGCCGTTTCCGGCCCCGCTCGTCTCGATGGTCAACTCGTAGGGGCCTGTCGCCCCCCGGTAGCCGGTGACCACGAGCGAGTACGTCCCCGCCGCGGGAGCGACGTACGTGACGCTCTCACCGTCGGTCACCGACGTGCTCGACCGTACCACCGACCCGTCCGGGTCGACGAGAAAAAAATCGAGGTCTCCCTGTGCATGCGAAAAACCGATGCTGGCCGACAGCGACTCGCCCGCCGCCAGTTCGACGGTGTAGACGTCGAGGTCGTTCTCGCTTATCTCCAGTCCCTCGTAGGTTCCCGGGTCAAGCGCTGTCGCGTTCGAAAAATCGTTGTTGGGTTCGAACCGGTCGGTGGCCGGTGACTGTGCCGAACCGCTCGTTTCGATGGTCATCTCGTACGGTCCCGTCGCGCCCTGGAAGCCGACGACGACGAGATAGTAGGTGCCGCTCTCCGTGGCGACGTAGGAGACGCTCTCCCCGTCCGTCACCGACGTACTCGACTGTCGCTCGGCCCCGTCCGGACCGAGCAAGAACAGGTCGAGGTCGCCGACCGAGTGTGAGAAGTCGATTTCGGCCGCGAGCGACTCGCCGGACTCCAATTCGACCGCGTACACGTCGAGGTCGTTCTTGGTGATGTTCAACCCAGTGTACGTCCCCGTCTCGACGGGCGTGGCGCTCCCGAAGTCGTTGTTCGGTTCGAGTTCGCCGACGGTCACCGGAGGCTCGGTCCCTGCGGTGCTGATGGTGAGGTCGTACGGCCCCGTGCCGTTCAGGAACCCGGTGACGACGACGTAGTAGGTCCCCGTCTCACCGGCGACGTAGGAGACGGACTCGTTGTCCGTCTCGGACGTGCTGGACCCGACTACTGACCCGTTCGCCCCGAGCAAGAAGAGGTCCAAGTCGCCCTCCTCGTGCGAGAAGTTGATGCTCGCCGAGACGGACTCGCCCGCAGTGAGACCGACCGCGTAGGCGTCGAGGTCGTCTTCGGTGATGCTTAGGTCTTCGTAGGTCCCCGGTTGGAGTCGCGTGGCGTTGCGCACGTCGTCGTTCGGTTCGAACCGGTCGGGGGTGGTGGCCGGTTC
This window encodes:
- a CDS encoding Hvo_1808 family surface protein, coding for MSSRPTIRTRALSAVLLTAVVCLAATTAMVGTSAAQTGSAEADFEPNDDFANATAIAPGTYSGLNISDDDVDIYAVELEQGESLSAEIGFSHSVGDLELHLYGPDQTVQQASVSATDNESVSTVAGESGTYYLVVFGFQGATGPYDLNVVTTGGTAPDGAAGPDRFEPNDDVRNATRLQPGTYDDLNVTAGDIDVYAVGLTAGESLSASINFSHEEGDLDLFLLGANGTVRQSSTSETDGENVSYVAGETGTYYVVVTGFQNATNDYSLTLDTTGTGPPTAEGEFEPNDDFANATAIDPGTYDGLEITEDDVDIYAVELEAGESLSAEIEFSHSVGDLELFLLGPEQSVRQASVSSTDNESVSTVATESGTYYLAVAGYQGATGPYNLSVAVSGGEEPATTPDRFEPNDDVRNATRLQPGTYEDLSITEDDLDAYAVGLTAGESVSASINFSHEEGDLDLFLLGANGSVVGSSTSETDNESVSYVAGETGTYYVVVTGFLNGTGPYDLTISTAGTEPPVTVGELEPNNDFGSATPVETGTYTGLNITKNDLDVYAVELESGESLAAEIDFSHSVGDLDLFLLGPDGAERQSSTSVTDGESVSYVATESGTYYLVVVGFQGATGPYEMTIETSGSAQSPATDRFEPNNDFSNATALDPGTYEGLEISENDLDVYTVELAAGESLSASIGFSHAQGDLDFFLVDPDGSVVRSSTSVTDGESVTYVAPAAGTYSLVVTGYRGATGPYELTIETSGAGNGTQSAVGPQLADPETDRLGWENGYWANESVDLTVSDGLNESERAALVARGMARVEAIRDREFQRDVEFDVVAREEYASNQSRFDRLVGSRYYNQVYEATFMVDEETDAYDVVVGEDGATVGGFYAIGQDRFVLVVEDPDRPRIDEGVLVHELTHALQDQVGLLDGVFTASGGLPTADERTAALGLIEGDANYVMDRYEARCQNGTWRCVATRPSNTSASGADVNLGVYLRSIQPYSDGPVFVDRLRERGGWDAVDAAYDAPPVATEQTIHPERYPDERPQELDAETAPDGEWRQFDTETIGEAWLYAMFWYQDREYDIPVVDSDQVLATDGGPYDTYNYTSVPTEGWGNDRLSLYTNGSANGYVWTTQWDSEADAQQFRDAYVQVLRGHGGESVGESTWRIPEGEAYADAFRVVRDGQTVTVVNGPSVDSLSTLRPSLGNESEGDS